One window of Stenotrophomonas indicatrix genomic DNA carries:
- a CDS encoding MFS transporter, with product MSTTPAPAKAQLTQGHKKVIFASSLGTVFEWYDFFLYGSLAAIIAKQFFSGVNETTGMIFALLAFAAGFFVRPFGAAFFGSLGDRIGRKYTFLVTILIMGISTFLVGVLPNYASIGFAAPVILIILRLAQGLAMGGEYGGAATYVAEHAPADKRGLYTSFIQCTATLGLFMSLLIILACRYFLGNEAFEAWGWRIPFLVSIVLLGVSVWIRLQLSESPLFQQMKSEGKGSKTPFRDSLKGGNLKLMLLVLLGAAAGQAVVWYGGQFYALFFLSSMLKVDATTSYLLIAAALALGVPFFIFFGWLSDRIGRKKIILAGCLLAAITYIPIFKGLTHFANPAIEEARSSSPALVVADPSTCSFQFDPVGLRKFTSSCDVATAALTKAGVPYDVQPAAAGSLAMVNVGSASVTSYEAAGLTKEEGKAKADAFGAELKTALTSAGYPAKADGSRINYAGTILMLWLLVLYVTMVYGPIAAYLVELFPTRIRYTSMSLPYHIGNGWFGGFLPAISFALVAGTGNLYYGLWYPIIIALMSVVIGGLFLRETKNVDITK from the coding sequence ATGTCCACAACACCTGCACCGGCGAAAGCCCAACTTACCCAGGGACACAAGAAGGTCATCTTCGCGTCCAGCCTGGGCACCGTTTTCGAGTGGTACGACTTCTTCCTGTATGGCTCGCTCGCGGCGATCATCGCCAAGCAGTTCTTCAGCGGCGTCAATGAAACCACGGGCATGATCTTCGCCCTGCTGGCCTTCGCGGCCGGCTTCTTCGTGCGACCGTTCGGCGCGGCCTTCTTCGGCAGCCTCGGCGACCGCATCGGCCGCAAGTACACCTTCCTGGTCACCATCCTGATCATGGGCATCTCGACCTTCCTGGTCGGTGTGCTGCCCAACTACGCCTCGATCGGTTTCGCCGCACCGGTGATCCTGATCATCCTGCGCCTGGCCCAGGGCCTGGCGATGGGCGGCGAGTACGGCGGTGCTGCCACCTACGTGGCCGAACACGCACCGGCCGACAAGCGTGGCCTGTACACCAGCTTCATCCAGTGCACCGCCACGCTGGGTCTGTTCATGTCGCTGCTGATCATCCTGGCCTGCCGCTATTTCCTCGGCAACGAAGCCTTCGAAGCCTGGGGCTGGCGCATTCCGTTCCTGGTCTCGATCGTGCTGCTGGGCGTGTCGGTGTGGATCCGCCTGCAGCTGAGCGAGTCGCCGCTGTTCCAGCAGATGAAGTCGGAGGGCAAGGGTTCCAAGACGCCGTTCCGTGACAGCCTGAAGGGCGGCAACCTGAAGCTGATGCTGCTGGTGTTGCTGGGTGCTGCCGCAGGCCAGGCAGTGGTCTGGTATGGCGGTCAGTTCTACGCGTTGTTCTTCCTCAGCAGCATGCTGAAGGTCGATGCCACCACCTCCTACCTGCTGATCGCCGCCGCGCTTGCACTGGGCGTGCCGTTCTTCATCTTCTTCGGCTGGCTGTCCGACCGTATCGGCCGCAAGAAGATCATCCTCGCCGGCTGCCTGCTGGCCGCCATCACCTACATCCCGATCTTCAAGGGCCTGACCCACTTCGCCAACCCGGCCATCGAAGAAGCCCGCAGCAGCTCGCCGGCCCTGGTTGTGGCCGATCCGAGCACCTGCTCGTTCCAGTTCGATCCGGTCGGCCTGCGCAAGTTCACCAGCTCCTGCGACGTGGCTACCGCCGCGCTGACCAAGGCCGGTGTGCCGTATGACGTGCAGCCGGCTGCTGCTGGCTCGCTGGCGATGGTCAACGTGGGCAGTGCCAGCGTCACCTCGTATGAGGCCGCCGGCCTGACCAAGGAAGAAGGCAAGGCCAAGGCCGATGCGTTCGGTGCCGAGCTGAAGACCGCGCTGACCAGCGCCGGTTATCCCGCCAAGGCTGATGGTTCGCGCATCAACTACGCAGGCACGATCCTGATGCTGTGGCTGCTGGTGCTGTACGTGACCATGGTCTACGGCCCGATCGCCGCCTACCTGGTCGAACTGTTCCCGACCCGCATCCGTTACACCTCGATGTCGCTGCCGTACCACATCGGCAACGGCTGGTTCGGTGGCTTCCTGCCGGCGATTTCGTTCGCGCTGGTGGCCGGTACCGGCAACCTGTACTACGGGTTGTGGTACCCGATCATCATCGCGCTGATGTCGGTGGTGATTGGCGGCCTGTTCCTGCGCGAGACGAAGAACGTGGATATCACCAAGTAA
- a CDS encoding DcaP family trimeric outer membrane transporter, with protein sequence MSHRTLKAVRKPLAACLLVALVAPGMAFAETAKEKALEARVAELERQVQALLSSQQQQQTQIVQTQQAVTDVRTLQAEQKPAVPAGKQPIQVTTITPGAAPGTTVKIGGFIKADFLATQTSDGQLADDATGRSLYLPGQTPVEGAGGSGKRSDVDYNAHAKFSRFNLGIDNVSESGNKAGAFFEMDFFGNSLGNQTATNTYGVTLRHAYMYWNNWMAGQTWSNFMDAASLPEAVDFVGPTDGVIFVRQAQVRYTKGGFSVALENPETTTLTGTRNPVTGAWTNASANSDRGSLPDLTLRYGWKGDWGTFGVGGVVRQLKVDNQTTGAKADKVAGGLTLGGKWVMGDSDSLHYQFTGGEGIARYIGLGITADSAYDVARDELNPTGVIAGYVGWRHAFSPKLRTNLIYARSDYDNDSILGPLVTKSVQSIRGNIFYSPMPKVDVGAELMYGKREIENGNKGDITRLQFTTKYSF encoded by the coding sequence ATGAGCCACCGTACGTTGAAAGCCGTGCGCAAACCTTTGGCGGCCTGCCTGTTGGTCGCCCTGGTCGCACCGGGCATGGCGTTCGCCGAGACCGCCAAAGAGAAGGCACTGGAAGCACGCGTTGCCGAACTGGAGCGGCAGGTGCAGGCGCTGCTGTCGTCGCAGCAGCAGCAACAGACCCAGATCGTGCAGACCCAGCAGGCGGTCACCGACGTCCGCACGCTGCAGGCCGAACAGAAGCCGGCGGTGCCTGCGGGCAAGCAGCCGATCCAGGTCACCACCATCACCCCCGGTGCGGCGCCGGGTACCACGGTCAAGATCGGCGGCTTCATCAAGGCCGATTTCCTGGCCACCCAGACCAGCGATGGCCAGCTGGCCGACGATGCCACCGGCCGCTCGTTGTACCTGCCCGGGCAGACCCCGGTGGAAGGCGCCGGCGGCAGCGGCAAGCGCTCGGACGTGGACTACAACGCCCACGCCAAGTTCTCGCGCTTCAACCTGGGCATCGACAACGTCAGCGAGTCGGGCAACAAGGCCGGCGCGTTCTTCGAGATGGATTTCTTCGGCAACTCGCTGGGCAACCAGACTGCCACCAACACCTATGGCGTGACCCTGCGCCATGCGTACATGTACTGGAACAACTGGATGGCCGGCCAGACCTGGTCGAACTTCATGGATGCGGCGTCGCTGCCGGAAGCGGTCGACTTCGTCGGTCCGACCGATGGTGTGATCTTCGTGCGCCAGGCCCAGGTTCGCTACACCAAGGGCGGTTTCAGCGTCGCGCTGGAGAATCCGGAAACCACCACCCTCACTGGTACGCGCAATCCGGTCACCGGCGCCTGGACCAATGCCAGCGCCAACTCCGATCGCGGCAGCCTGCCGGACCTGACCCTGCGTTATGGCTGGAAGGGTGACTGGGGCACCTTCGGTGTCGGTGGCGTGGTCCGCCAGCTGAAGGTCGACAACCAGACCACCGGTGCCAAGGCTGACAAGGTGGCCGGTGGCCTGACCCTGGGCGGCAAGTGGGTGATGGGTGACAGCGATTCGCTGCACTACCAGTTCACCGGTGGCGAGGGCATCGCCCGCTACATCGGCCTGGGCATCACCGCCGATTCGGCCTATGACGTGGCACGCGACGAACTCAACCCAACCGGTGTGATCGCCGGCTACGTCGGTTGGCGCCATGCCTTCTCGCCGAAGCTGCGCACCAACCTGATCTACGCGCGCAGCGACTACGACAACGACAGCATCCTCGGCCCGCTGGTGACCAAGAGCGTGCAGAGCATCCGCGGCAACATCTTCTATTCGCCGATGCCCAAGGTCGATGTCGGCGCCGAGCTGATGTACGGCAAGCGCGAGATCGAGAACGGCAACAAGGGCGACATCACCCGTCTGCAGTTCACTACGAAATACAGTTTTTAA
- the acs gene encoding acetate--CoA ligase — MADLYPVDPQFAAKARIDKNSYEQQYQASVSDPDAFWGKAAERLDWSRKPTKIKNVSYDLSDFHIKWFEDGELNASVNCLDRQLEKRGDKTALLFEPDSPDAPAQHVTYRELYERTCRLGNALRNLGVKKGDRVTIYLPMIVDAAVAMLACARIGAIHSVVFGGFAPNSIADRVSDCQSKLIITADEGLRGGRKIPLKANVDAALKLPGTNTVETVLVVRHTGGAVDMQAPRDRWFHDVVDSQPASCEPEPMNAEDPLFILYTSGSTGKPKGVLHTTAGYLLYAAYTHEAVFDLREDDIYWCTADVGWVTGHSYIVYGPLANGATSLMFEGVPNYPDTSRFWNVIDKHKVSIFYTAPTAIRALMREGEEPVKKTSRASLRLLGSVGEPINPEAWRWYYDVVGDSRCPIVDTWWQTETGGILISPLAGAMDLKPGSATLPFFGVQPALVNADGEIKDGPTEGNLIIRDSWPGQMRTVYGDHQRFIDTYFRTYPGSYFTGDGCRRDEDGYYWITGRVDDVINVSGHRIGTAEVESALVSHPKVAEAAVVGFPHDVKGQGIYAYVTLVAEEAPSDELQKELVAWVRKEIGPIATPDHLQWAPGLPKTRSGKIMRRILRKIAENAPDQLGDTSTLADPSVVASLVDERKVR, encoded by the coding sequence ATGGCTGATCTCTACCCCGTCGATCCGCAGTTCGCCGCCAAGGCGCGTATCGACAAGAACTCCTATGAACAGCAGTACCAGGCCTCGGTGTCCGATCCGGATGCGTTCTGGGGCAAGGCCGCTGAGCGGCTGGACTGGTCGCGCAAGCCGACGAAGATCAAGAACGTCAGCTACGACCTGTCCGACTTCCACATCAAGTGGTTCGAAGATGGCGAGCTCAACGCCAGCGTGAACTGCCTGGACCGCCAGCTGGAAAAACGCGGCGACAAGACCGCGCTGCTGTTCGAGCCGGACAGCCCGGATGCGCCGGCCCAGCACGTGACCTATCGCGAGCTGTACGAGCGCACCTGCCGTCTCGGCAACGCGCTGCGCAACCTCGGCGTCAAGAAGGGCGACCGGGTCACCATCTACCTGCCGATGATCGTCGACGCTGCCGTGGCCATGCTGGCCTGCGCGCGCATCGGCGCGATCCACTCGGTGGTGTTCGGTGGCTTCGCGCCGAACTCGATCGCCGACCGTGTCAGCGACTGCCAGAGCAAGCTGATCATCACCGCCGACGAAGGTCTGCGCGGTGGCCGCAAGATTCCGCTGAAGGCCAACGTCGATGCGGCGCTGAAGCTGCCCGGCACCAATACCGTGGAAACCGTGCTGGTGGTGCGCCATACCGGCGGCGCGGTGGACATGCAGGCACCGCGCGACCGCTGGTTCCATGACGTGGTCGACAGCCAGCCGGCCAGCTGCGAACCGGAGCCGATGAACGCCGAGGATCCGCTGTTCATCCTCTACACCTCCGGTTCCACCGGCAAGCCGAAGGGCGTACTGCACACCACCGCCGGTTACCTGTTGTACGCGGCCTACACCCATGAAGCGGTGTTCGATCTGCGCGAGGACGACATCTACTGGTGCACCGCCGACGTCGGCTGGGTCACCGGCCACAGCTACATCGTGTACGGCCCGCTGGCCAATGGTGCGACCTCGCTGATGTTCGAGGGCGTACCGAACTATCCGGACACCTCACGCTTCTGGAACGTGATCGACAAGCACAAGGTGTCGATCTTCTACACCGCCCCCACCGCCATCCGCGCGCTGATGCGCGAAGGCGAGGAGCCGGTGAAGAAGACCTCGCGCGCTTCGCTGCGCCTGCTTGGCAGCGTCGGCGAACCGATCAATCCGGAAGCTTGGCGCTGGTACTACGACGTGGTCGGCGACAGCCGTTGCCCGATCGTCGATACCTGGTGGCAGACCGAGACCGGCGGCATCCTGATCTCGCCGCTGGCCGGCGCGATGGATCTGAAACCGGGTTCGGCCACCCTGCCGTTCTTCGGCGTGCAGCCGGCACTGGTCAACGCCGATGGCGAGATCAAGGACGGCCCAACCGAAGGCAACCTGATCATCCGTGATTCCTGGCCGGGCCAGATGCGCACGGTGTATGGCGACCACCAGCGCTTCATCGATACCTATTTCCGCACCTACCCGGGCAGCTACTTCACCGGTGACGGCTGCCGCCGCGACGAAGATGGCTACTACTGGATCACCGGCCGCGTGGACGATGTGATCAACGTATCCGGCCACCGCATCGGCACCGCCGAAGTGGAAAGCGCGCTGGTCTCGCATCCGAAGGTGGCCGAGGCCGCCGTGGTCGGCTTCCCGCACGACGTGAAGGGCCAGGGCATCTATGCCTACGTCACCCTGGTGGCCGAAGAAGCGCCCAGCGACGAGCTGCAGAAGGAACTGGTCGCCTGGGTGCGCAAGGAGATCGGTCCGATCGCCACGCCCGATCACCTGCAGTGGGCGCCGGGCCTGCCGAAGACCCGCTCGGGCAAGATCATGCGCCGTATCCTGCGCAAGATCGCCGAGAACGCGCCGGACCAGCTCGGCGACACCTCGACCCTGGCCGATCCGTCGGTGGTGGCGTCGCTGGTGGACGAACGCAAGGTCCGTTGA
- a CDS encoding response regulator, translated as MTTLLIADDHPLFREALRGAVQRVIPGVQLFEADSVEALYALADQHNDADLVLMDLNMPGAQGFNALVHMRSLHPQLPVVVVSAREEATVMRRALDHGALGFIPKSADSDTIGHALGTILDGETWAPPEAHNVPPTGSEEREVGQRLRELTPQQFRVLQMLGAGRLNKQIAYDLNVSEATIKAHVTAILRKLGVTNRTQAVLMAGKLAIDDDAIVLPPEED; from the coding sequence ATGACCACCCTCCTGATTGCCGATGACCATCCGTTGTTCCGCGAAGCCCTGCGGGGTGCCGTGCAGCGGGTCATTCCGGGCGTTCAACTGTTCGAGGCCGACAGCGTGGAAGCGTTGTATGCGCTGGCCGACCAGCACAACGACGCCGACCTGGTCCTGATGGATCTCAACATGCCCGGCGCACAGGGCTTCAATGCGCTGGTGCACATGCGCTCGCTGCATCCGCAGCTGCCGGTGGTGGTGGTCTCCGCACGCGAAGAAGCCACGGTGATGCGTCGCGCACTCGACCACGGCGCGCTGGGCTTCATTCCGAAGTCCGCTGATTCGGACACCATCGGCCATGCGCTCGGCACCATCCTCGATGGCGAGACCTGGGCGCCGCCGGAAGCACACAATGTGCCGCCGACCGGCAGCGAAGAACGCGAAGTCGGCCAGCGCCTGCGCGAGCTGACCCCGCAGCAGTTCCGCGTGCTGCAGATGCTCGGCGCGGGTCGTTTGAACAAGCAGATCGCCTACGACCTCAACGTCTCCGAAGCAACGATCAAGGCCCACGTCACCGCGATCCTGCGCAAGCTGGGCGTGACCAACCGCACCCAGGCGGTACTGATGGCCGGCAAGCTGGCGATCGACGACGACGCCATCGTGCTTCCGCCGGAAGAAGACTGA
- a CDS encoding manganese efflux pump MntP family protein — protein MPPLSILLIGFAMSTDAFAAAIGKGAAMRKPVFRDALRAGIIFGVIEAITPIIGWLLGRAALQYVEAFDHWIAFVLLGALGIHMIYNGLRPDSGEDEEDPSQHHGFWKLALTGFATSIDAMAVGIGLAFMDVHIGVMAAVIGLCTLTMVTAGIMLGRALGSMVGKRAEIIGGVILVIIGATILYEHLHGVA, from the coding sequence ATGCCCCCCCTTTCGATCCTACTGATCGGCTTTGCCATGTCCACCGATGCCTTCGCCGCCGCGATCGGCAAAGGTGCAGCCATGCGCAAGCCGGTGTTCCGTGATGCGCTGCGCGCCGGCATCATTTTCGGCGTCATCGAGGCAATCACGCCCATCATCGGTTGGCTGCTTGGCCGGGCCGCTCTGCAGTATGTGGAAGCGTTCGACCACTGGATCGCCTTCGTCCTGCTCGGCGCACTGGGCATCCACATGATCTACAACGGCCTGCGTCCGGATAGCGGCGAGGACGAGGAAGATCCTTCGCAGCACCATGGTTTCTGGAAGCTGGCACTGACCGGCTTCGCCACCAGCATCGACGCGATGGCGGTGGGCATCGGCCTGGCCTTCATGGACGTGCATATCGGGGTGATGGCTGCGGTCATCGGCCTCTGCACGCTGACCATGGTCACCGCCGGCATCATGCTCGGCCGCGCACTCGGCAGCATGGTCGGCAAGCGCGCCGAAATCATCGGTGGCGTGATCCTGGTGATCATCGGTGCGACGATCCTGTATGAACACCTGCACGGCGTGGCGTAA
- a CDS encoding NahK/ErcS family hybrid sensor histidine kinase/response regulator, producing MVSSWILLLVSVAYAALLFGVAWWGDRRPMYPDRPWLRPVVYSLALAVYCSSWTFYGAVGTAVRNGVGYLPIYIGPLLLLLFGWRIIERLALIARSQNVVSIADFISSRFGRSRRLAALVAIIALIGIIPYLALQYKAVAMSLQVLTGNTGPTGFFSDPALYVALLMALFATLFGTRQVDATEHHHGMMLAIALESVIKLVAMVAVGVFAYVWLGDRNEAVVESVHTLFTGLPPVGFLSQTLLSFLAIICLPRQFHVAVVECGDVRDVRRARWMFGGYLVLISAMVLPIATAGVSLFGTGSGVADDSMVLALPLAEGRNALALIAYIGGFSAATGMVIVSSIALATMVSNDLVMPVLLRRSGDHQEAADVASRVLWIRRLAILLLALMAYSYYRSSSNDSTLASYGLMAFAAVAQFAPGLIGGLYWRGASRRGVETGMLLGFATWLYTLLLPAMTMAGWMDAGWVQHGPFGIDWLRPQQLFGMTGWDPLTHGTFWSLLVNAATMMLVSARWRPGVDERLRAAPFLDPYAQRPSVAGGWPGHVHVGDLLALASRVVGERHARRSFFEQAQSLGRELQSSAPADRPWVQFTERLLAASIGAASARLLLTSLLRGSGMDLGEVVAVLDEAGQELRFNREILSTTLENISAGVSVVDPDMRLTAWNRRYQDMFGYPDGMLYVGRPVADLIRYNAERGELGEGDIEVQINRRIGYMRAGSPHVFERTRSDGKVIEMRGQALPGGGYVTSYNDITDYKHAERALLEANETLEQRVAERSHVAEVAQQSKTRFLAAISHDVLQPLNAARLFASALRDSDHVSDEQRHLAERVDASLRAAEELLDGLLDVSRLDAGGLHPVIGEFDVSALMRELAAQYTPVAAGRGLRLDLFARTTWVRSDRRLLRRVLQNFLANALRYTRQGRIVLAVRQRGDEVELQVWDTGPGIPEHHMRQIFDEFHRYQQPFDWGEQGLGLGLSICQRISRLLDHRLNARSRVGSGSMFSIILPRVAPLPGYTEAVTLASTAPPVRSDSLAGLRVLCVDNDEEILDGMRALLGRWQVQVITASTVDQALQKIAERPQVMLVDYHLHDRMDGLDALVALREAAGYPLPGALLTADGRDELKRMARERGYRLLTKPIKPASLRAFLGALRDTRNND from the coding sequence TTGGTCTCCAGCTGGATCCTGCTGCTGGTCTCGGTTGCCTATGCCGCGCTGCTGTTTGGTGTGGCGTGGTGGGGCGACCGTCGGCCGATGTACCCGGACCGGCCGTGGCTGCGACCGGTCGTCTACAGCCTAGCGCTGGCGGTGTACTGCTCGTCGTGGACCTTTTACGGCGCGGTGGGTACCGCCGTGCGCAACGGCGTGGGCTACCTGCCGATCTACATCGGTCCGCTGCTGCTGCTGCTGTTCGGTTGGCGCATCATCGAGCGCCTGGCGCTGATCGCGCGCAGCCAGAACGTGGTCTCCATCGCCGACTTCATTTCCTCGCGCTTCGGCCGCTCGCGGCGGCTGGCCGCGCTGGTGGCGATCATCGCGCTGATCGGCATCATTCCCTACCTCGCCCTCCAGTACAAAGCGGTGGCGATGAGCCTGCAGGTACTGACCGGCAACACCGGGCCGACCGGATTCTTCAGCGATCCAGCCCTGTATGTGGCGTTGCTGATGGCACTGTTCGCCACCCTGTTCGGCACCCGCCAGGTGGATGCCACCGAACACCACCACGGCATGATGCTGGCGATCGCGCTGGAATCGGTGATCAAGCTGGTGGCGATGGTAGCGGTGGGCGTGTTCGCCTATGTCTGGCTCGGCGACCGCAACGAAGCGGTGGTGGAGTCGGTGCATACGCTGTTCACCGGGCTGCCACCTGTGGGCTTCCTGTCGCAGACGCTGCTCAGCTTCCTCGCCATCATCTGCCTGCCCCGCCAATTCCATGTGGCGGTGGTCGAGTGCGGCGACGTGCGCGATGTGCGCCGCGCGCGCTGGATGTTCGGCGGTTACCTTGTGCTGATCTCGGCGATGGTGCTGCCGATCGCCACCGCCGGCGTCAGCCTGTTCGGCACCGGAAGCGGCGTGGCCGACGACTCGATGGTGCTGGCCCTGCCGCTGGCCGAGGGCCGCAACGCGCTGGCATTGATCGCCTATATCGGTGGTTTCTCTGCTGCCACCGGCATGGTCATCGTGTCCTCGATTGCGCTGGCGACGATGGTCAGCAACGATCTGGTGATGCCGGTGCTGCTGCGTCGCAGTGGCGACCACCAGGAAGCGGCCGATGTTGCCTCGCGGGTGCTGTGGATCCGCCGCCTGGCGATTCTGCTACTGGCGCTGATGGCCTACAGCTACTACCGCAGCAGCAGCAACGACAGCACCCTGGCCTCGTATGGACTGATGGCGTTCGCTGCGGTAGCGCAGTTCGCGCCGGGCCTGATCGGTGGCCTGTACTGGCGCGGGGCCAGCCGTCGTGGCGTCGAGACTGGCATGCTGCTCGGCTTCGCCACCTGGCTGTACACCCTGCTGCTGCCGGCGATGACGATGGCCGGCTGGATGGATGCTGGCTGGGTGCAGCATGGTCCGTTCGGCATCGATTGGCTGCGCCCGCAGCAGCTGTTCGGCATGACCGGCTGGGACCCGCTGACCCACGGCACGTTCTGGTCGCTGCTGGTCAATGCGGCAACGATGATGCTGGTATCGGCGCGTTGGCGCCCGGGCGTGGACGAGCGCCTGCGCGCTGCGCCCTTCCTCGATCCCTACGCCCAGCGCCCCTCGGTGGCCGGTGGTTGGCCGGGCCACGTACACGTGGGCGACCTGCTGGCACTGGCTTCGCGCGTGGTCGGCGAACGCCATGCGCGGCGCTCGTTCTTCGAACAGGCGCAGTCGCTGGGTCGAGAGCTGCAGTCCTCGGCGCCGGCCGACCGGCCATGGGTGCAGTTCACCGAGCGCCTGCTGGCCGCATCGATCGGTGCGGCGTCCGCGCGCCTGCTGCTGACCAGCCTGCTGCGTGGCTCGGGCATGGACCTGGGCGAAGTGGTGGCGGTACTGGACGAAGCGGGACAGGAACTGCGCTTCAACCGCGAGATCCTGTCGACCACCCTGGAAAACATCAGCGCCGGCGTCAGCGTGGTCGACCCGGACATGCGACTGACCGCCTGGAACCGGCGTTACCAGGACATGTTCGGTTACCCCGACGGCATGCTCTACGTCGGCCGCCCAGTGGCCGATCTGATCCGCTACAACGCCGAGCGTGGCGAGCTGGGCGAGGGCGATATCGAAGTGCAGATCAACCGCCGAATCGGCTACATGCGCGCCGGTTCGCCGCACGTCTTCGAGCGCACCCGCAGCGATGGCAAGGTGATCGAAATGCGCGGCCAGGCACTGCCCGGCGGCGGCTACGTCACCAGCTACAACGACATCACCGACTACAAGCACGCCGAACGCGCGCTGCTGGAAGCCAACGAAACGCTGGAACAGCGCGTGGCCGAGCGCTCGCATGTTGCGGAAGTCGCACAACAATCGAAGACCCGCTTCCTGGCGGCGATCAGCCATGACGTGCTGCAGCCGTTGAATGCGGCACGGTTGTTCGCCTCGGCCCTGCGCGACAGCGACCATGTCAGCGACGAGCAGCGGCATCTGGCCGAACGCGTGGATGCCTCGCTGCGTGCGGCCGAAGAGCTGCTCGATGGTCTGCTGGACGTGTCGCGGCTGGATGCCGGTGGCCTGCATCCGGTGATCGGCGAGTTCGATGTCAGCGCATTGATGCGCGAGCTGGCCGCGCAGTACACGCCGGTTGCGGCCGGACGTGGGCTGCGACTGGATCTGTTCGCGCGGACCACCTGGGTGCGCAGCGACCGACGCCTGTTGCGTCGGGTGCTGCAGAACTTCCTTGCCAATGCGTTGCGCTACACACGGCAGGGGCGCATCGTGCTGGCCGTGCGCCAGCGCGGCGACGAAGTGGAACTGCAGGTGTGGGATACCGGGCCCGGCATTCCCGAGCATCACATGCGGCAGATCTTCGACGAGTTCCACCGCTACCAGCAGCCATTCGACTGGGGCGAGCAGGGCCTGGGACTGGGCCTGTCCATCTGCCAGCGCATCTCGCGCCTGCTCGATCATCGCTTGAATGCGCGCAGCCGGGTCGGCAGTGGTTCGATGTTCTCGATCATCCTGCCGCGGGTGGCGCCACTGCCGGGCTATACCGAAGCGGTCACTTTGGCGTCGACAGCACCGCCGGTCCGCAGCGATTCGTTGGCGGGCCTGCGCGTGCTGTGCGTGGACAACGACGAGGAGATCCTCGATGGCATGCGTGCGCTGCTGGGGCGCTGGCAGGTGCAGGTGATCACCGCATCGACGGTGGACCAGGCGCTGCAGAAGATCGCCGAGCGTCCGCAGGTGATGCTGGTGGACTACCACCTGCACGATCGCATGGATGGCCTGGACGCGCTGGTGGCGCTACGCGAGGCGGCGGGCTATCCGTTGCCCGGTGCGCTGCTTACCGCAGATGGCCGCGATGAACTGAAGCGGATGGCACGCGAGCGTGGTTATCGCCTGTTGACCAAACCGATCAAGCCGGCGTCGCTGCGTGCGTTCCTGGGTGCGCTGCGGGATACCCGCAACAACGACTGA